In Halanaerobiales bacterium, the genomic window CTTCAAATGGAATTTGCATAATAACTTTTTCTCCCATACCTATTAGTTTAACATCAACTCCTACTTTTCTCAATTCTTTTTCAGCGTCTATAATATTTTTATTTATTACATTAGGGATTTTGACCTGTTGATTATTTTTTAAACTTGAATGATTTTCGGAATTTTCAGGAGAGATATCTTTATAACGTAGAATATCGTGTAGAATATTTCTAAAAACAGGTGCAGCTATTTGGCTACCATAATAGCTTTCACCAGAAGCATCATATAAAACAACTAAAACTACAAATTGAGGATTATCTGTTGGTACCATACCAATAAAAGATGAATCATATATTTCATTATTATAATGTTTGGCAGTACCTGTCTTTCCTCCTATACTAAAACCATCTATACTGGCATTTTTACCTGTTCCATCATCAACAACTTTTTTTAGAAGTTCTCTAGTTCTTTTAGCAGTATTTTTAGTAACAACCTGTCTGACAGGTGTTTTTTTAATTTTTTGCACAATATTATTTTTTTCATCAGTAATTTTATCCACTAATTTAGGTTCAAGTAAAGTACCATCATTAGCAATTGCAGAAACAGCAGTAATTAATTGTATTGGAGTAACAGCAATCCCCTGTCCAAAAGACATTGTAGCCAATTCTACTGGACCTGTTTTTTCATAAGAATTAAGTATTCCTTTTGCCTCACCAGGTAATTTAATAGCAGTTTTTTCACCAAAACCAAAAGATTCTATATAATTATAAAATTTTTCAGTGCCAACTCTCATTCCTACCTGAACAAAACCTGGATTACAGGAATTTTTAACTACCTCTGTAAAACTTTCATGCCCATGACCGGCAGTTTTCCAACAAGAAATACTTTCTCCTTCTACTTCTACACTACCTGAACAATAAAATGGATCTCCTTCACTAACAACCCCCTCTTCAAGAGCAGCAGCAGTAGTGATTATCTTAAAGGTTGAACCAGGTTCATAGTTATCAGTAATTGACTTGTTTCGCCATTTGTTTTTTGAATAATCAGCAAAATTATTAGGATTATAATCAGGAGTGCTTGCCATAGCTAAAATTGATGCATCATCGGGATTCATTACTATCGCACTGGCTCCAGATATTTCAAATTTATCCATGGCATTATCTAATTCCCGTTCTACTATATATTGAATTACCTCATCAATAGTTAAGTAAATATTATACCCTGTTTTGGAGGGGATATCTTTTTTGACACTATCTGGAAGTATTCTTCCGGCAGCATCTTTTTCAATTAATTTTTTTCCAGCTAATCCCTGTAAATATTTATCATAAGAAAGTTCAATACCCTCCAGCCCCTGATTATCAATACCAGCAAATCCTAAAACCTGACTTGCTAAATCATCTTTTGGATAATATCTTTGACTTTCTTCTTTGAAAAAAATCCCATCTGTTTCTAATTCATTAATTTTTTTAACTACAGTTTCATTTACTTTTCTCTTAAGATATTTTGCACTTGCATCACTGCTTAATCTTTTATATATAATTTCATAATCCATATCTAAAATATCTTCTAATTTTCCTGCAAGTTTTTCAGGATTTTCTACTTCTTCAGGAATGGCAACTACAGTTTGAGCACTTGTATTTACTGCCAGTTGATTACCTTTAACATCATAGATATTTCCTCTTTTTGATTCAATATTTAATTCTCTTAGTCTTTGACTTAAAGCTATTTTTTCATATTTTTCACTATTTACGACCTGAATCCAGAAAAATTTACCAATAAAAAACAAAAAGAGAGTGGTTAATATAATTAATAAAAATATTAACCTATTTCTTATTATATTTTCTTTATTTTCTTTGTTTTTTAACATATATTTCCTCCTTTTTAAGGAGAACTGGCGTTAACTGTATCTAATTTCTTAATTAAGTTATGTATCCCTTGAACAAAATTCATATTCTTATTTTGAGTTTCATTTTTTTGGATATTATCTTCCTGGTTATTAATTGCTACATATTTTACCTCTTTTGCTTCAACCATTCCTAAATCATTTTTAGCAATTTTTTCTATTTTTCTTAGTGAAATCTTTTTTGTTACTTCTATTTCCAATTTTTTATTTTTTTCTTTCAGAGAATTTAATCTAGTTTCTAGTTCTTCTGTTTTATAGGAAAGATGGGTAATTGTAACTGCCTGTGAAATTTGAATAGCAAATAAACTACCAATTATAATTAATACTACTACAAAGGTAACAAATATATCTTTATTCTTATTTCCCTTTTCTTGATTATTATTAAAGTTTTTATAATCTATTCTTTCTTTTCTTTGTAACATATTAATCACCCACCTCTCAATTTTTAACTCTCTCTGCCACTCGTAATTTTGCACTTCTTGCTCTTCTATTTTCCTCTACTTCTTTTTCAGTAGCTCTAATAGGACTTTTAGTGATGATGTTTACTTCGCGTTTTTTATCACATGCACAAATTGGAAAATCAGGAGGACAAATACATTTTTTATTTAAATATTTAAAAGAATTTTTTACTATTCTATCTTCAAGAGAATGGAAGCTTATAATACAAATTCTTCCTCCGGGCTTTAAATTAAAAACAACTTTTTTAATCATTTCTTCAAGTTGTTTTAGTTCATTATTTGTTTCAATACGTAATGCTTGAAATGTTCTTCTTGCTGGATGGCCACCTTTTCTTCTTACCGCTTTGGGAATAGCTGCCTTAATAATTTCTACAAGTTCAGTTGTAGTTTCTATAGCTTTTTTCTTTCTTTCTTCAACTATAAATTCAGCTATTCGAGCTGCCCAGTTTTCTTCTCCATAGTTAATTAAAATTTCTTCTAGTTCTTCTTTGGAATATTTGTTTATAATGTCTTTAGCACTTAAATTCTGATCTAAATTCATTCTCATATCAAGTGGTCCTTCTTTTTGATAACTAAAACCTCTTTTAGGATTATCTATTTGAGGTGAGGAAAAACCTAAATCAAAAAGCATACCGTCAACTTCTTTTATATCTAATTCATCTAATATTTTCGGAATATTTATGAAATTATCATGAATCATTTTTATATTTTTTTTATTTTTAAAGTTTTTTCTAACCTCTTTTATTGCTTTCTTATCTCGATCTATAGAAATTAATTTTCCTTTATTGTTTAATTTTTCATGTATAGCACTGCTATGTCCACCTCTACCTAAAGTACCATCTATGTAAATTCCATCTTTTTTGATATTTAAATAATCAATACATTCATTTAATAGAACTGGCTGATGATTATATTTCATAATAACTCTCCTTTTATATTCCCAATTCTTCCATCTGTTCTGCTATTTCTTCATATGAATCTTCTGCTTCAGTTAGATAACCATCCCACTTTTCATTAGCCCATAGTTCTATTCTATTAGCAAGTCCAATAATAACAGTTTCTTTATCCAAGTCAGCATATTCTCTTAAATTTTTTGGAATAGAAATCCTTCCCTGTTTATCAAAAGAACATTCAGTAGCACCAGAAAAGAAAAAACGCACAAAGGTTCTAGTAGATTTCTTTGTTATTGGTAGAGAGGTTAGTTTATCCTCTAACTTTTTCCATTCTTCTTTAGGATATACAAACAGGCAATTATCCAGACCTCTTGTCATAACAAAAGATTCTCCTAAATCATCTCGAAATGAGGCAGGAATAATTACTCTACCTTTTTTATCCATATTATGATTATATTCTCCCATAAACATATAATATCACCTTCTACCACATAATCTCCACTAATCACCACTTTATACCACTCTATTTCTTATATTCTTTGTAGCCAAAAAAAATCCTTTTTTTATCTGAAGTTTTTTTGTTTTTATTAAGATTTTTTGTATAAATAAGAAAAAAGGATTAATCGCCAGACGATTAATCCTTTAAAATAACAAATATTTAATTTTCTTTTTTATTTTTTGGTTCATTTTGATGATCATATATTAAATCTATACCTCTTCTAAGACTTTTACTACCAAATTTATCTTTTATTTCAAAAATCGTTTCATTTAATTTTTCTTTTTTAATATTTTTTTCAAATAAAGAAAGTTGTTGTTCATTGTCAGGAGAGAGATTAGAAACTCCAATTCCTAATAATCTAATAGGTTTATTATTAAGTAAATTATTATTTATTAAAAGTTTTTTAGCCAGATCATAAATAGAGTCAGTACTGTTGATATAATTTTTAACAGTTTTTCTTCTTGTATAAGTTTTAAAATCAGAATATCTTACTTTTATAAAAACTGTTTTACCTCTTAGATCTTTATTATGTAACCTCTCTGATACTTTATCAGTCATTCCCATAAGTGCAGAAAATATATCTAATTTAGAAGTTAAATTATCTGAAAAAGTTTCTTCCTGACTAATGGATTTAATTTCTTCTTCAGAAATTACTTCCCTATTATCTTTTCCTCTTGCAAGATTATATAATTTTATACCTAATTTACCAAATTGATTTTCTAACTCATACTTAGGTATTTTTTTTAACATACCAATAGTTTTTACACCCTGTTCATGTAAAAGCTCTTCAGTTTTATTTCCTACTCCCCACAACATTCCAATCGGTAAATCATCAAGAAAATCATCTACTTCATCTGTATAAATTATTTTAAACCCATCAGGTTTATCAATTGTTGAAGCTAATTTTGCCAAAAATTTATTTTTTGATATACCTACAGAAGCAGTAAGTCCAACCTTATCTTCAATTTCATTTTTTATTTTTTTCCCTATTTTCTCACTTGTACCAAATAGTTTATGACATCCTTTTAAATCAAGAAAAGCCTCATCAATTGATATTTTTTCAACTTTAGGAGTATATTTGTGAAAAATTTTATGTATTTCTATAGATAGTTCTTTGTATCTTTCCATTCTCCCTGATATATAAATACCATTAGGGCAAAGTTTTTTAGCTTTATAAATAGGCATAGCTGAATGTACTCCATATTTTCTTGCTTCATAAGAAGCAGTAGATACTACTCCTCTGTTATTCATATCTACTCCTCCAACAATAACAGGTTTCCCTTTAAGCTCAGGATTATCCAACATTTCTACCGAAGCATAAAATGCATCCATATCAACATGCATTATATTAACTTTTTTCATTTTAATCCCTTCTTAGTTTTTATTAGAAAAATAATCTAAATTCATAACCTCTTTTGTTTCTTTCATCGTTTCTTTAGCAATTTTTCTTGCCCTTTTAGTTCCAGTATATAATATTTCATCAACTAATTCAGGATTTTTTTCATATTTAACTCTTCTTTCTCTCATAGGTTCAAGTAATTCATTAATAGTATTAGTCAATCTATTTTTACAGGCAACACATCCGATTTCACCAGCTCTACATTTTTTTTCAATCTCATCAGCATTTTCTTCATTAAATGCCTGATGGTATTCAAAAACAGTACAAACTTCAGGATGACCTGGGTCATCAATTTTTATTCTAGCAGGATCAGTAACTGCTTTATTAATTTTTTCTTTAACAGTTTCAGCTGAATCAGAAAGGAAAATAGCATTATTTAAACTCTTACTCATTTTATTTTTCCCATCTAATCCTGATAATCTTGGAAAATCCCCAACTAAAGCTTCTGGTTCTGGAAAAACTTCACCATATAAATTATTAAATTTACGAACAATATGTCTGGTCTGTTCAATGTGAGGTAATTGATCTTCTCCAACAGGTACAAGATCAGCTTTACAAAAAGTAATATCCGCTGCCTGACTAACAGGATATCCTAAAAAACCATAACTCATATCATCATAACCATATTGTTCTGATTCAGATTTGATAGTTGGATTGCGTTTTAATTGATTTACTGTAACAATCATGGAATAATAAACTGTAAGTTCAGCAATTTCAGGAATCATTGATTGAATTAAAATAGTAGTTTTTTCAGGATCTATACCAACTGCTAAATAATCCATTGCTACCTGTCTCACATCCTGAGATATCTTAGCTGGAGATTCAAAATTTGTTGTTAATGCCTGAACATCTGCAATAATTAAAAAAGTTTCATATTTATTTTGTAATTTAACTCTATTTTTTAAACTTCCTACATAATGACCAAGATGTAACTTTCCAGTTGGCCTATCACCTGTTAAAATTCTTTTTGGACCATCATTTTCTTTATTACTCATATATACCACCTCATTTATTATTTTCTGAATAATTTTCTTTAATAATATCAAATCACACTAAATTGTTCAATTATTTATCACTTGATTTTTAGATAAATATTTGTTAGACTTAAAATGATAATAATAATTATTAATAAGGAGCGATTCATATGTCAAAGAATACACGAATGACAAAACAAAGAAAAGCAATATTAAATATATTAAAAAATACTGATATCCATCCAACAGCAGACTGGATTTATGATCAAGTTAAAGAAGAAATCCCAAATATTAGTTTAGGAACTGTTTATAGAAATTTAAATGTTTTGGAAGAAATGGGAGAAATAATGGTACTTGATTATGGAAGTTCTTACAGTCGTTATGATGGAAATCCAGAAAATCATTATCACTTTAAATGTGAAAATTGTGGTCAGGTTTTTGATATTGAACACAGTGTAATTGAAGATTTAAATAAAAGAGTAAATGAAAATACTCCATTCAAAGTAAACACTCATCGTCTGGAATTTTATGGTTTATGCCCTGAATGTCAAAGAAAACAATAAAATATATAATTGATAATTCAAGCTGGAACTTTTAAAGTTCCAGCTTTTTTATTTTTAATATTATTTTTTTATTTTTTAAGAAATTTTTTCTATAATTTTATCCATTAATTTAATAAAACGCGGTTTTGTTTTTTCCGCAACTTCTATTACTTCTTCATGAGTCAGACTATCTTCAGGGTTTTCTTCAACAATATCTGTGATACAGGAAATAGCGAGATTTTGCATACCAGCATGAGTTGCAGCTATCAATTCAGGTACAGTAGACATTCCTACTGCATCAGCACCTATTAATCTTTGAAACTTACTCATAGCTGTAGTTTCATAGACAGGTCCAGTTATTGCCAAATAAGTCCCATTCATTACATGTTCATTAATTTCTTCAGCAGCATTATTTGCTAATTTAATAAGCTCATCAGGATGAGCATCAGTCATAGCAGGAAATCTTGGACCAATTTCCTCATCATTTTGTCCAATTAATGGATTAGTACCCATAAAGTTTAAGTGATCATTAATAATCATTAAATCTCCTGCTTTAAATGTAGTATTTAAACCACCAGCAGCATTAGTAATTATTAATTTTTCTACTCCAAGTTCTTTCATGACCCAAACTGGAAAAGCTAATTCTTTCATAGAATAACCTTCATAAAAATGTACTCTACCATTCATAGCAACTACATTTTTTCCATATTTTTTACCAATTACAAGTTCTCCAGAATGTCCTTCCACCGTTGAGGTAGGAAAATTAGGTATTTCTGAATATGATATTGATATAGAATCTTCAATTTCTTCACTATAATTACCCAATCCTGAACCTAAAATTATTCCTAATTCTGGAGTTTCTGATATTTTATTTTGAATAAAAGTAGCAGCTTCTTTCCGTTTTGTCTTCCATTCTAACATAATATCACTCCTAATTTTGTAATTCAATTTGTTTTTTAGCCATACTATCTGCTTTTTCATTATATTCATTTCCTGCATGACCTTTAACTTTCAAAAATTCTACATCAAATTTTTGAGATAGATTTTCTAATTCAACCCATAAATCTTTATTTTTAACATTCTTTTTTCCAGAAGTTTTCCATCCGTTTTTTTTCCAGTTGTTTATCCAATCAGTTATACCTTTTATCACATAACTAGAATCAGAAAAAACTTTTACCTTGCTACCTGCTCTTATTGCTCTTAAACCTTCAATAACAGCTTTTAATTCCATTCTGTTATTTGTTGTATCTTCTTGAAAACCACTAATTTCTTTTCTGGTATTTTCTCCAATAATAATTGCAGCATATCCCCCAGGACCTGGGTTTCCTGCACATGCACCATCAGTATAAATAATTACACTTTCTTTTTCTTCACTCACTATTCTTCCCCTTCCCTTTTTCGGTCATTTAAGAACTTAGTTATTTCCGGATTAATATTTCTGTAAGTTTTATAGGCAAATTGAATTTCATCTTCATTTTCGAATGCATCTAATATATTCTCCCAAAATTTTTCAGAAGTTGTTCTTCTTTTTCGCGGTTTACATAAATATCTAATCGTTAGTGCAACACCACTTGATTTTACTTTTGTATATACAATTGGAGTTAATTTTTGATAATTTTTACGTGCTGAATGTATTATACTTTCTTTTAAATTTTTATTAAGTTCTAAAGAATTCTTCTGGGCTATATCATTTAATATTGATTTTGCTTTTTTCCAATCACTTTCAAAAGTAATTAATACTGTTATTTCATTCCAAATTAACTCAAATCCCTTTGTAAAATTAGCTGTATTCATACTCAATACTTTACCATTAGGAATATTTACTATCCTACCAGTACTCTGTTCAGCGTCTACCCAATTACCAACTTCCATTAATGTAAATTCCATTAACTTAATGTCAATAACATCTCCTTTAACTCCGTCAATCTCTATTCGATCTCCAGAACTAAAAGGTCTTCGACTTAAAATATAGATCCAACCAAAAAAATTAATGACTACATCTCTAAGTGCAATAGCTAGACCTGCTGAAAATATTCCCAAAAATGTAAAAAGTGATTTAAAATTATTAACCCACATTGGTATTATAATAATTATAGCCAAAGAAACAGTAACATATGTATTTAATTTATACGATTTATATCTTTTCGATATATTCGAAACTTTATATTTAATTATTTTATTAATAATAAATCTACTTATAATTAATATTATTATTACAAAAAATGTATATAAATATTTTCCATTAAAATTTGATAAAAATGAAAGATTATTAATCATTCACTTCACTCCTCAGATTTATCTGACAGTTCTTCTAATAAATCAACTGCTTTTCTCATATGAGGAAT contains:
- the rsmH gene encoding 16S rRNA (cytosine(1402)-N(4))-methyltransferase RsmH, yielding MKYNHQPVLLNECIDYLNIKKDGIYIDGTLGRGGHSSAIHEKLNNKGKLISIDRDKKAIKEVRKNFKNKKNIKMIHDNFINIPKILDELDIKEVDGMLFDLGFSSPQIDNPKRGFSYQKEGPLDMRMNLDQNLSAKDIINKYSKEELEEILINYGEENWAARIAEFIVEERKKKAIETTTELVEIIKAAIPKAVRRKGGHPARRTFQALRIETNNELKQLEEMIKKVVFNLKPGGRICIISFHSLEDRIVKNSFKYLNKKCICPPDFPICACDKKREVNIITKSPIRATEKEVEENRRARSAKLRVAERVKN
- the rnhA gene encoding ribonuclease HI — protein: MSEEKESVIIYTDGACAGNPGPGGYAAIIIGENTRKEISGFQEDTTNNRMELKAVIEGLRAIRAGSKVKVFSDSSYVIKGITDWINNWKKNGWKTSGKKNVKNKDLWVELENLSQKFDVEFLKVKGHAGNEYNEKADSMAKKQIELQN
- a CDS encoding DNA polymerase IV: MKKVNIMHVDMDAFYASVEMLDNPELKGKPVIVGGVDMNNRGVVSTASYEARKYGVHSAMPIYKAKKLCPNGIYISGRMERYKELSIEIHKIFHKYTPKVEKISIDEAFLDLKGCHKLFGTSEKIGKKIKNEIEDKVGLTASVGISKNKFLAKLASTIDKPDGFKIIYTDEVDDFLDDLPIGMLWGVGNKTEELLHEQGVKTIGMLKKIPKYELENQFGKLGIKLYNLARGKDNREVISEEEIKSISQEETFSDNLTSKLDIFSALMGMTDKVSERLHNKDLRGKTVFIKVRYSDFKTYTRRKTVKNYINSTDSIYDLAKKLLINNNLLNNKPIRLLGIGVSNLSPDNEQQLSLFEKNIKKEKLNETIFEIKDKFGSKSLRRGIDLIYDHQNEPKNKKEN
- the trpS gene encoding tryptophan--tRNA ligase, with product MSNKENDGPKRILTGDRPTGKLHLGHYVGSLKNRVKLQNKYETFLIIADVQALTTNFESPAKISQDVRQVAMDYLAVGIDPEKTTILIQSMIPEIAELTVYYSMIVTVNQLKRNPTIKSESEQYGYDDMSYGFLGYPVSQAADITFCKADLVPVGEDQLPHIEQTRHIVRKFNNLYGEVFPEPEALVGDFPRLSGLDGKNKMSKSLNNAIFLSDSAETVKEKINKAVTDPARIKIDDPGHPEVCTVFEYHQAFNEENADEIEKKCRAGEIGCVACKNRLTNTINELLEPMRERRVKYEKNPELVDEILYTGTKRARKIAKETMKETKEVMNLDYFSNKN
- a CDS encoding septum formation initiator family protein, with the translated sequence MLQRKERIDYKNFNNNQEKGNKNKDIFVTFVVVLIIIGSLFAIQISQAVTITHLSYKTEELETRLNSLKEKNKKLEIEVTKKISLRKIEKIAKNDLGMVEAKEVKYVAINNQEDNIQKNETQNKNMNFVQGIHNLIKKLDTVNASSP
- a CDS encoding penicillin-binding transpeptidase domain-containing protein; its protein translation is MLKNKENKENIIRNRLIFLLIILTTLFLFFIGKFFWIQVVNSEKYEKIALSQRLRELNIESKRGNIYDVKGNQLAVNTSAQTVVAIPEEVENPEKLAGKLEDILDMDYEIIYKRLSSDASAKYLKRKVNETVVKKINELETDGIFFKEESQRYYPKDDLASQVLGFAGIDNQGLEGIELSYDKYLQGLAGKKLIEKDAAGRILPDSVKKDIPSKTGYNIYLTIDEVIQYIVERELDNAMDKFEISGASAIVMNPDDASILAMASTPDYNPNNFADYSKNKWRNKSITDNYEPGSTFKIITTAAALEEGVVSEGDPFYCSGSVEVEGESISCWKTAGHGHESFTEVVKNSCNPGFVQVGMRVGTEKFYNYIESFGFGEKTAIKLPGEAKGILNSYEKTGPVELATMSFGQGIAVTPIQLITAVSAIANDGTLLEPKLVDKITDEKNNIVQKIKKTPVRQVVTKNTAKRTRELLKKVVDDGTGKNASIDGFSIGGKTGTAKHYNNEIYDSSFIGMVPTDNPQFVVLVVLYDASGESYYGSQIAAPVFRNILHDILRYKDISPENSENHSSLKNNQQVKIPNVINKNIIDAEKELRKVGVDVKLIGMGEKVIMQIPFE
- a CDS encoding transcriptional repressor; translated protein: MSKNTRMTKQRKAILNILKNTDIHPTADWIYDQVKEEIPNISLGTVYRNLNVLEEMGEIMVLDYGSSYSRYDGNPENHYHFKCENCGQVFDIEHSVIEDLNKRVNENTPFKVNTHRLEFYGLCPECQRKQ
- a CDS encoding purine-nucleoside phosphorylase, with the translated sequence MLEWKTKRKEAATFIQNKISETPELGIILGSGLGNYSEEIEDSISISYSEIPNFPTSTVEGHSGELVIGKKYGKNVVAMNGRVHFYEGYSMKELAFPVWVMKELGVEKLIITNAAGGLNTTFKAGDLMIINDHLNFMGTNPLIGQNDEEIGPRFPAMTDAHPDELIKLANNAAEEINEHVMNGTYLAITGPVYETTAMSKFQRLIGADAVGMSTVPELIAATHAGMQNLAISCITDIVEENPEDSLTHEEVIEVAEKTKPRFIKLMDKIIEKIS
- a CDS encoding mechanosensitive ion channel domain-containing protein — translated: MINNLSFLSNFNGKYLYTFFVIIILIISRFIINKIIKYKVSNISKRYKSYKLNTYVTVSLAIIIIIPMWVNNFKSLFTFLGIFSAGLAIALRDVVINFFGWIYILSRRPFSSGDRIEIDGVKGDVIDIKLMEFTLMEVGNWVDAEQSTGRIVNIPNGKVLSMNTANFTKGFELIWNEITVLITFESDWKKAKSILNDIAQKNSLELNKNLKESIIHSARKNYQKLTPIVYTKVKSSGVALTIRYLCKPRKRRTTSEKFWENILDAFENEDEIQFAYKTYRNINPEITKFLNDRKREGEE
- the mraZ gene encoding division/cell wall cluster transcriptional repressor MraZ, yielding MFMGEYNHNMDKKGRVIIPASFRDDLGESFVMTRGLDNCLFVYPKEEWKKLEDKLTSLPITKKSTRTFVRFFFSGATECSFDKQGRISIPKNLREYADLDKETVIIGLANRIELWANEKWDGYLTEAEDSYEEIAEQMEELGI